TCCGTTTATCTGGATGGGATAGCCCAGAGAAAAAGATACTACCAGTTGTGGCTCTTGGACTTTATACGGTTGCATTAATTGCACGTTTGTTAAGGGATAAGATGATTGAGGTAATGGGACAGGATTATATAAGGCTGGCTGTTGCAAAAGGTGTAAAACCTAAAAACATTGTATTTAAGCACGCTTTAAGAAATGCGATTTTACCGATTATTACAATAATGGGACCAACAATTGCGGCAGTTTTGACAGGTTCATTTGTAATTGAAAAGATGTTTTCAATTCCAGGATTAGGAAAATATTTTGTAGACAGTATTAATGACAGGGATTATACAATGGTGCTTGGAGTTACTGTGTTTTATGCAATATTCCTGATTATAATGATGATACTTGTGGATATTATTTATGTTTTAGTTGATCCTAAAATTAAACTTGGAAAAGGAGATGAAGTGTAGTGGCAGAAAATATAGAAAAAGTTGTAACTGAAAATAATTATATACCAACACCTGAAGATTTTAAAATCGTAGGTCCAGATACCACTCAAAGTGAAGAAATCTACAAACCAAGTTTAACATTTTGGCAGGATGGATGGAGAAGATTTAAGAAAAATAAATTGGCTCTGACATTTTTAGGTATAACAATTATCTTTTTGTTCTTAGCAATTTTTGGGCAGCATTTAACAAAATATTCCTACAGAGCCCAAGATTTGTCAGAAAAATTTTTAAGCCCTTCAAAGGGAATTGTAAAAGGTCATTACTTGGGAACAGATAATTTAGGACGTGACTTGTTTGCAAGACTTTCGCAAGGGATAAGAATTTCAATGGAATTATCAATAATAACAGCTGCTATTTGCGTTATTTTTGGAACAATTTATGGAGCTGTTTCAGCGTACTTCGGCGGAATTATTGATACGATAATGACTAGAATTGTAGAAATTTTACTAATTATCCCATCAATGATTTATATAATTTTATTAATGGTTGTTATGGGAAATAGTGTAAAGACAATAATTATCGCAATGTCACTTACAAGATGGCTGAATTATTCGTTGCTTGTACGT
The DNA window shown above is from Leptotrichia wadei and carries:
- a CDS encoding ABC transporter permease, whose protein sequence is MAENIEKVVTENNYIPTPEDFKIVGPDTTQSEEIYKPSLTFWQDGWRRFKKNKLALTFLGITIIFLFLAIFGQHLTKYSYRAQDLSEKFLSPSKGIVKGHYLGTDNLGRDLFARLSQGIRISMELSIITAAICVIFGTIYGAVSAYFGGIIDTIMTRIVEILLIIPSMIYIILLMVVMGNSVKTIIIAMSLTRWLNYSLLVRGEVLKIKENEFVLASKSLGGNFLWITLKHLIPNTLSVIIIRLTTDIPNIIFTEAFLSFIGLGVPIPQASLGNLVFDGFVNMTSYPYLFVIPSVVISLITLAFNIVGDALNDALNPKLRD